One Lepus europaeus isolate LE1 chromosome 17, mLepTim1.pri, whole genome shotgun sequence genomic window, GGAAGCCAGCGAGATGTAGCGTCCCTCCGCTTCCTGCCGCGGCCACGGCTGCTTGGTTTCCCGCTAGCCTTCCCGGCTGAGcaaagcaggggctgggaggagtgggTTTCAGAAGGAAAACCCATCCCGGCTCTCTGGGTGAGTGAGGTTTAGGGCTCACGTGCGATGTGCGGAGTGAGCTGGCCGGCACTCAGCTCTCCGAGAAAGTGCTGCGTTGGCCCTTTTGGGGGTTTTGCACACCAACCCTGCGGGCTGTGGCGGTGAAGCTTGGAGTTTCCTGGCACGGCTGGGGAAGCAGCTGGAAGGCcacgggggcggggtgggagccCTGCGTGGGTGGTCTGCCCTGAATATCTGCATGGAGCCAGAGGCCCTTCCTGTGGATGGAAGCAGCCCAGAGGCCACGTGAGGGCTCCAGACAATTGCACTCCATCGCTGCTGGGGCCAGGACACAGTCAGGAACTCCTGGCAAAGCAGCCCCACCTCCAGCTTGAGACAGAAGCCCCCACCTATGAAATTCTGCACCTCCCAACCTCTCCATCTGCTTGGCAAGACCACTGagaggatttaaaaattatttatttatttgaaagtcagagttacatacagagagaaggagaggcagagagagagagagaggtcttccatcttcccaaatggctgtagtggctggagttgtgttgatccgaagccaggaaccaggagcttcttccgggtctcccacatggctgcaggggcccaagcacttgggctatctccactgctttcccagaccatagcaaagagtaggattggaagtggagcagccgggactcgaaccagcacccatatgggatgtgggcactgcaggaggcagctttacccaccatgccacagcactgccgcccaccccacccccgtggACTCTTAAAGTCACAGGTGGTCCCGATCCCTGTATCCAATGCTTTTTCCTGTGCACCCACACCCATGATAAGGTTTCCTCTGATACCGGGGTGCTGCTGTGGTTGGATGTGGTGTCCAGGCTGGGTCCTCCACGCACTATTAGGGCCTTTGAGGGGCGGGGCCAAGTGGGAGGTCCTCAGGGCACTTGAGGAGGTCGTGGGACCCCAGGCCCTCTTTGActtcctgactttgacctagTAAATGACATGCTGCTTGGGAtggtggcatctcatattggagggcctgggttcgagtcccggctctgctgctgactccagcttcctgatcacgCAGACCCTGGTAGgctacaggtgatggctcaggtggttgggacATCTggcctgaattcctggctcctggcccagccctgtccaatGCAGGAACTTAAGGAGTGGACCAGCGAATGAAACATCCCCCTACccaataaattaataagtaaactGTCCAGTTTTgtatatttctggaattttccatgtagtaTTTTTGGGCCACCGCGGGTGATTGAAACCATGGAAAGCTAAACCACAGATAAAGGACGACTGTACAGGTGACATCAGGGCCTACTGAGTAGCCACGACCCTGTAACAAACAGCCCTGAAGCCCGATGCACAAGCACGTTTTGCTGTGCTCACGGCTTCTGGGGGTGGGGCATGCAGGCCAGACACAGAGGGGAcggctgggctctgctccccagtGTCCAGACCTCAACGGGGAGACTCAGGGCCTGGAGATGAACCATCTGGAGGCTTCTTCACTCACGCAAGGGGGCTGCTGTCTGGAACACTTGGTCCTGATGGCTGCTTATCGTCTGGGGTTCCGTAACACAACAGAGATGAGGTAACCGGACGAAGTCACCGTGTCCACGGTTTTGCCTTGACACAGGGCACCGCTGCTCTGCATTCTGTGACAGAGGAAGTCCCCAAACCCTCCGAGGCTCAGGGACAGGGGCCCTGCCCCGCTGTCCGAGGACGTAGACTGCAGTCCCATCTCTGGATCCGGCTGCCCCACCCCGTGCCCTGAATCTTCTCCCCGCAGGGCCACTTTGTTCTTGTTGGGATATAATTATGTTGAGACCTCCCCAGGCAATGCAGAACTTGGCTTGGGGATTTTAAGGGGAGGGGCGCCGTTTGTAATTTTTGCATAAATGGGACCCTTTATACGTTTCATTGCACCTTGCGTTTTTCATGTAACACGAGTTCATTTACTAGTACTTGcaggtttctttcttttggttGCTGTACAGCTGTCCCCAGTCTGCGTGTGTTCACGCTCATGGATCTTTGGAATATTggctgctttgtttttttctgttttaccaGTGCTGCAGTAGCTGCTACTCTAGGTACTGTTTGATGCATATGGCTCAAACCGCGGCTGTTCCCAGGAGGGTGCCGCTCATTACCTCCACAGTGAAAGAGCATACTCTGTGATGGCTGCCGCCGACGTCCCTTGAGAAAGGTGAGTGGCACCGTTAACAACAGAGTATGAAAGTGTTCGTTTCCTCTGGGCAAATGTTTAGCCTCGCAgttgagatgccagtgtcccaaagtGGGGTCCTCATGTGGATCTCCCCGCAACAGCTCCTCACTTGCAGGTTCCTTCCTCATGCggatctgggaggcagtggtgagggctccagtagatgggttcctgccacccacctgggagacctggattgtgttcatggttcctggctgcagctggacccagccccggctcctgcaagcatttgaggagtgaaccagtagactatGAGCGAGTGAGCGAGTGAATCTTCTCCCATCCAccagctcactctccaattggctccAATgcctgcggctgggccaggctgaagccaggagccaggagttccatccgtgtctcccatgtgggtggcaggggcccaaacactttggtcaTCATGCCAtcgtccgctgccttcccaggtacattggcagaaagctagacGGGAAGTGGAGTATTCAGTTCTCCAACCAGGGGTTCTGATAGGAGATACTGGTGTTTGAAGTAGCAGCTTAGCCCTTCATCACAATGCCACCAACCCCTCACCACTTTATTTTTCTAAGGCAAGGCCCATACTTCTCTGGGAAGAAAGCACACCTCTACGATGTCCTCTTTCGAGCTGGGAATGCCGGCCCTCCGTCGCTGTGCGTGCGGGGAGGATGTGCCCAGCGGCTGGATGTGCTGGTGACGCGGGCGCTGCTTCCGGAGCGTGGGAATTATGTTGCATTCATCCTGTGTGGGAACTGTGTAGACTCTGGGACTCAGGGGACTAGatctggggaggtggggagaagcGTGTTGGGGGACATGCGTTCCTCTAGCTAGGACGTCCTGGTGCAGAGGGagatggcaggtggcaggtgcgcTGGGCTCACCAGGCTGGGGCGAGAAGGAAAAGGTGATTTAGAATTCTTGTGAGAGAACCAGCCCACCTCGGAACTGCAGAGGTCTGGGGTGCAGACAGGGTGCACACGGAGAGGTAGGTGAGCCCCATGTCAGCCCACGCGTTCATTATTTATGCACTGCTTTGacagttctttatttttacttatttatttgccttttatttgaaagggagacagataGCCTccacaagtgcctgcaacagccagggttaaaaCAGGCCGATACCAGGAGCTGGGTCTCCTAAGTGCATGGCAGAGTCCAGTACCTAAGCCACCATCTGGTGTCTCTCAGtgtgcacagcagggagctggaattgggaacagggctgggactggagcccttgcaccctgatatggaatgcGGGAGCCCCGAGCAGCACCAAACACGGCTTCCTTGACAGTTATTTCCAGGGTGCTCACTGATGTGTCAGAGACCGTTCCAGACTCTTGGGCTGTAACCGGGAAAAAGAAGGGTGTCTTTGCCCTCCTCCATGTACATtaaagaggaggagccaggtgaGCCTATGGGACACACACAGGTGGACGTTTCTTGAGTGCAAAGCACAGtgaagccacagagagagggagggcgcgGGAGCGCCCTCAGGGTGCTGAGCAGGCTGCTGTGACAAGGTGGCCGTCCAGCTGAGGCAGGGTGCAAGGgagagcctggggcaggtggAAGGAAGGGCCGGCACCCtcaggtgggaggggaggtgcCTGGTGTGTTTGAGAGACAGCAAGGAGGCCAGAGCACTAGGGACTGTGCAGGGGTGTGTGCAGAGGGGAAGAGGTGAGGCGTGGAGGGCCAAAGAGCCCAAACAAGGCCGGCATGCGGACTTGGAGATGCTGATGGTGGTGGTAGGAGGCAAGATTTTCAGCACTTGCTCTTTCCAGGTGGGAAGCAGGCCCAGGCTGATGTCAGGTGACGGCTGTGTGCATGTGTCAGGGAAGCTGAGTTTGTGTGcaagcacgtgtgtgtgtgtggctaagTTAATGTGTGTCTTGCATgttgctgtgtgtgcacatgtgtgtccaTTTATACTACCATGTGTGTTCATGCATGTTTCAGGGTATATGTGTCTGAGCAATCATGCATGTGCATacgtttctccctctctttctctctgtgcttgTGTACTTGTATTGTTGCGGGTGTAGCTGTGTTTAAGAGcatgtgtctgtgttgtgtgtgtgtatgtgtgtggtgccCCTGATAACACACAAGCCAGACAAGTCCCAAGGGAAATGACATCATGAAGGGGAGTGTCTCCAGCATCCTGGCTGGGTCTCTGTGCCTGCCATGGGTCACAGACTTGTGTCATTGATGAGGTCACAGAACACAGCCAACATCCTGGTGACCTCCCAAGAAAGCCCAGCAGCCACGTGGGCCAGGGCCATCTGAAGGGGTCAGCACAACTCAAGCCAACTCTCACCCAACAACCAGACCAAGCAGAACCTGGGCTCGGCTCTCAAATTATGAAACGCCACTTCTCGGACCACAGGGGAGAGCAGTCGCCAGCTGATGGGACCACCCTCAGCTTGACCACACCTGAGTCCACGCAGGAGAGCCTGGGAGTGTGCTGGCCAGGTAGGGCTAAAGAAAGAGCAGGTGGCAGGCAGACAATCAGGCTGTGCTCTCCGGGATGGAGGCTCTGGGGAGAGGAGGGTACAAGGTAGTTCCCTGATGTACTGATGAAGGATTGCATTGGCCCTAAGAGTGGGTGGGGAGGGCGAGGAAATCGGTGCTTGTGGGAGGCTCTGCAGGACCTGGACTGTTCTGAGGACGTGTGAGATGATTCCAGGAGAGGAGCCTGCTAAGCGGTGACTGccctgtgtttatttttgtgtgtattaaaGAGAAACAGAATTGACGCGTCCATCCTGTGACTGGGGCAgtgatataaaattataatacatgGATGAGAGCTCACCTAGAACATCAGTCTGAAGACCACTCAGCCATGTGCGTGAGCTGTGCCAGATCGTACGGCTCGGTGGCTCCACCACCCACTCACCAtcatctctgggtctctgtctcttgcttggTTGAATGGGAATCAGAACCAGGCCATTTCTCAGGGTTGCTCTGAACACTATGGCCCTGGTGGCAGGGGCACCATAAGGGCTCAAGGAGGAGGCAAGGGATCCCTTGGGTAAGATAAAACCGTGTTCCCAGGGGTGACAGGGACCGTGGGGCTGATCAGCTTTGCTGAAGTACCTCCCTTGCCTTGCCTTGCAATGGACTTTTATTGAGCTGCTTATTGACACAGCCCCCAGAGTTCCCTTGGGCCCCCCTTAGGATCGGTCTCCCCCTGCCCGTCCCCAGCGCCCCTCACTGCCAGCTCCTGGCACCCTGCTCCATTTTGCCCTGCAGAGTCTTCTTTTCTAGAACGCCACTGAAATGCAAGCTTAAACTCCGTGGCTGCTTCCCCATTGCACAGTGCATTAAATATGTGTCCATGCTAGCGTGCATTCATAGTTCATTCGTTCATTCGCAGATAGCATTGCAGCCTGCGATGTGCCACCAACCCCTTCTGGGGTGTAGCCGACTGTTTATGATCCTGTTCATGCGTTATTCCCTCTCTGGCATCACCCAGAGGGCGGTGATGGGGAGTGACTTTATCACCAACCCTGCTTTaggaagaaacagaggcaggggGATGAGGGCACCTGCTccagggtccccccccccccccggggggggggcggggcgggtgaTGGCACCTGCTCCAGGAGCCTGTGGCTTCTGCAGGGAGGTTGCAGACAGGAACCTTTGGGGGCGCTGACGATCATGTCCTTGCTTCTCAGGGATCCTAAAGGACACCCACTCGCCCCCGCCAGGGCCCGCCATTCCCCATGACGAGGATACCTGGTTTGCCTCCAGGGCCCGGCGCGTGCTGGGCTGGAGCAGCTCCCCATCCTCGCAGTCCGCCTCTGAGTACCAGTCCTACTCGCAGtacaagtcctgctgctcctgcgTGTGCGACGAGGAGGGGCCCCCGCAGAGCGTGTGCGCGCTCTACACCCACGTGCAGACCGTGCGCGGCGTGGCGGTTGCCTGGGAGACCGAGGAGGGCTTCGAGCCAATCAGCAGGAAGCCCCGCATCCGCGAGGCCGAGTTCAtcaagaggcagaggaggaaaggtTCGTCCTTCGAGATGGCGTCCAACACCGACCTGCGCTGGGAGCTCGAAGCGTGTCAGGACGACTGCTGCTCGGAGCCCGAGGACCCGGAGCAGCTGCTGGAGTGCTCCCCGCAGGAGCTGCGGGCCCCTCCGGACTGGCTGGTCACCACGAACTACGGGCTGCGCTGCGTGGCCTGCTGCCGGGTCTTCCCCACGCTGGGGGAGCTGCTGGAGCACGCCCAGTATGGCATCCGCGAGGGCTTCAGCTGTCAGATCTTCTTTGAAGAGATGCTGGAGAGAAGGCGGGCCCGGGAGCGAGCCCAAGACCcgcagctggaggaggaggaggaggacgaggagggggaggaggaggaggaagaacagaGCCCGTCAGACACTAGCGAATACCCGAGCCCAAAGGACAAGGTGCTCCAGTCTCAACAGCTGCCGCAGAAGCAGCAGTGAGCCCAAGGGGAGGCACCCACCCCCGCCCTCACCTCCACAACGTGGGGCTGCCCCTTCCCAGCCCAATGTATTGATGCAGGATCCATCCGGGCCACCAGGGCGGGAGGAGGGGACCACGTGGGGAGGATGTGAGGGCAGAAGAGCAAGAAGGGACGTCAGGCCCCCTTCCCAAGGGCCCGGAATCCAACTCAAAACCTGAATGTGAAGCAGAAGGCTCAAGTGTCTTCGGGGGTGGGCGCAAGATccaagcctccccccacccccccagccaaGCACCGTGGGCACAGGGATTTCTATTTTTTGCCGATGGATCAAGCAGGCCCACACTTGAGCCAAGGAAGTTTCGGCCCTATTTTTTTCACTTAGGAATCCGTCATATGCCCCAATTCTATGTCTTATATTATTGGGATTAAACCTGAATAACTCAAATGCAAGACAGTGGTAACTGAGAGAACCCACAGGGAGGTGCCGCGTCTGTAGGTTGCACCCTGACATGGACAGTTGGACACAGAGAGCTTTCCAGGGTTAAGGGCTGGGGGGGGGAGCAGGGTTCTTATAGGTAGCTAACtatacactttatttatttattttttttgacaggcagagtggatagtgagagagagagagagagagagaaaggtcttcctttttgctgttggttcgccctccaatggccactgcagctggcgcatctcgctgatccgaagccaggagccaggtgcttctcctggtctcccatgcaggtgcagagcccaagcacttgggccatcctccactgcactcccgggccacagcagagagctggcctggaagaggggcaaccgggatagaatctggcgccccaaccgggactagaacccggtgtgccggcaccgcaaggcggaggattagcctgttgagccacagcgccggccactataCACTTTAAAGTGACAGCACGTTCATCTGCACCCTCCCACTCATCCCCAGTTCGGGGCAGGGTGCATTAATTGACTACAAGACAGCATTCGCTGTCCCGCGTGTGTTAGGTGTGCTGATGGGGCATGTACAGATTTCACATCCTTTATccgaaatgcttgggaccagaagtattGCTggggtcagatttttttttcttttttctttttttggatttGGGAATATGAGCACATATGTCGTGGGGAGGGGACCCAAGTCTGAATGCATAGCTTCTGTTTTAGATGCTCCTGACACAGATAGCCTGAACATAAGTTATGCATCACTTTTAGTGTGCCTGGTGGTGACCTGAACAAGGCTGGTCAAAGCCAAGTGGGAGAAGGAAAAGTGGATGCATTAGAGAGAGGTTTGGGAAATAAAATCCAAAAGAACTCGACGATGGGTGCATGAGACAGGGTGGGGAAAAGGGTTTCTCAAGATGGATTCCCAGGTTTCGAACTGAACAAAGGAGGGCTGGTTGTACCTGGAGCTGTTTGAGAACAGATGTGTGAGTGTAGATGcattgtgtgtgcatgggtgtgggcATGCATGGGTGCATATGCATGTGTCTGCATGCAGCCAGGCTTAGGTGCTGTGAGGGGTTGGTAGGAGGTGGCTAGCACACCATCAATTCTGAATATTAATGGCATATCCAAGTGGGGAGGTTGAGTGGGAAGGGGTTTGTGGTTTGGAACTCAGAAGACAAGTCTGGATTGGAAAATGAGGGCATGAACACTACTTGGatggtgctatttttttttttgacaggcagagtggacagtgagagagagagagacagagagaaaggtcttcctttttccgttggttcaccctccaatggtaaAGTGAGCCTCTTGTAGTTCGGATCAGtttgcgctgatctaaagccaggagccaggtgcttatcctggtctcccatgcgggtgcagggcccaaacacttgggccattctccactgcactcccgggccacagcagagagttggactggaagaggggcaaccaggacagaatccggcaccccaaccgggactagaacccggtgtgccggcgccactaggcggaggattagcctgttgagccgtggcatcGGCCAGATGGTGCTATTTTTAAAACCACCACAGTGCATGGAGGAagctaacagggagctgggggtggcGGGGTCAGCCAGAATGTGGGCTGGGATGTAAGAAATGGGCTGGGAGCATTTTGTAGGGTTTTCCTTCAAAGTTAACCAAAGCCAGACATGGTTTCCAGGAGTGGTGAGCAGTGTTAGAAGCTAAGGGGAGCTGGGGTGAGCTGATGGAGGCTCACCCCAGGAGGCTGCTGACGGCTCGGATGGGGCAGACTCAGCGGCTGAGCAGGGCTGAAGTCGGACAGGCAGCGGCGGTAGGGGACACCAGGCAAAGTGCCAGAGACAAGCATGGCGCATGTCGGCTGGCAAGAGAGGGTAAAAAAGGAGAGCAACAATGGCTGTAGCGAGACCAAAGGATCCTCATAaaggaggcagagatgggagagagaggccATTTCTATACTAGTGAAGACGCTTCCTTAGTGAGAGAGACCCACAATAcaagaaggaagggggaggggccggcgctgtggcatagcaggtaaagccaccacgtgcagggctggcatcccatttgggcaccagttctagtcctggctgctcctcttccaatccagctctctgctatggcctgggaaagcagtagaagatggcccaagtccttgggccctgcacccgcatgggaaaccaggaagaagctccgggctcctggctccagattgtcacagctccggctgtagcagtcatttgggggagtgaaccagcagatggaagacctctctctctctctgcttctgcctctctgtaactctgcctttcaaataaataaataaatcttttgacaGAAGATTGAAGTCATTAAGCACGGCTGGTGTGGCACGAGGGTGAGGAGAGGAAGGTGTCTGGATGTCACCAGGGCTTTTTCCAGGTGGCTGTGACTGTTGGAGCCAACGTCACATAACGGGGAAGCAGAAGCCTGGATGGGGCACTGACCCGCCTACTTACAGCGAACAGTTTGAGAAAGAAACCACCAGAACAGGGCTAGGATGAGTGGTATCGGGGATGGAGGTGGACGTGGGGTCACCTGCAGGGGGATGGCTAACATGGTGTCCTCCACAGGTCTCATGTTGCATTTGGTCCCTCTGCGGGTCCAACAACCAGAGGCAGCCACCTGGTGGTCTCAGAATGGCCGTCAGCCATGGGGACAAGGACGCCCTGCGCCTTGGTGAGGTGCAGCAGAGATCACAGACTTCCTAAATGCtccaggagaggggctggaggagcTGCAGGAAGGTGCGGGGCCCCTGACGTGGTGCTAGCTAGCAGgtgctggcaggggtggggcggggtgctcACCAGGCAGGTGGGATCCGAGGACAGCCTAAGAGGACGGGTGGAGGCTGGGCCGGTGAGCGCTGATGGGATGGACCTCGTTACATTAACAAAGCAGGCTGTAAGGGAACGGACATGAGACAGGGCATGTAAGGTTTGGGATTTGAGCCGTTAGAAGGCAAGTGTTATTTAGCTGCGAAACTCTGACATTATTAGGAACAAGCCTGGTTCCAAACACTCTATGGATACTGAATGGTGTCATGCGCTCCACAACCCAAGGAGCTAGGTCCTCTTGTCATCCCTGTTTTAATGGTGAATGAGCGTgaccttgcccaaggtcatctGGCTGGAGGGCGGTGAGTCAGCCTTCCTACCAGGCAGGTCGGCTGCAAGCCCGCGCTCTAACCACCACACAGAGATGCAAACTTGGATGTACAGACAGATGCCGGGTACGTAGGAGAGCAAACACGTCACCTCCACAGGCTGTGTGTTCTGTGGATTAAGTAGCAGCACCTGGAGATCAGGGGAAGGTGAAGGGCATTCAGGACAACTGAAGGATGACAGCCACCCTGGATAGGCAAACATCTAACGTAGGGGGCAGCCTCAGCTGAGACACATGTGGAGGAGGGAGGCATAgaaccattttttgtttttgacaggtagagtggacagtgagagagagagacagagagaaaggtcttccttttccattgtttcactccccaatggccgctgcggctggcgcgctgcggccggcgcaccgcgctgatctgaagccaggaggcaggtgcttctcctggtctcccatggggtgcaggccccaaggacctggaccatcctccattgcactcccgggccacagcagagagctggactggaagaggggcaactgggacagaatccggcgccccgaccgggactagaacccagggtgccggcgccacaggtggaggtttagcctattgagccgcagcgccggccagaaccattctttaaaaaagatttatttatttatttgaaaggcagagttacagagagtcagagagagagagagagagagaagtcttccatccgttggttcattccccaaatggctgcaatggctggagctgtgctgatctgaagccaggagccaggagcttcttccaagtctcctattcAGGTGCaggcggcccaagcacttgggccttcttccactactttgccaggccacagcagagagctggataggaagtggagcagccgggactcacaccggcacccatatgggatgccgtcactgcaggctgcagctttacccactacgccacagcactggcccctaggtgCTATTTTTTAAGGTGGCGAATTGTTTTTTAACACCAACTTGACTCAGCACTCATTTGTGGTTGAATACATCACCCCACAGAGGCTCGGGGCCTCCACAGACAAGGTCAGTAACGGGGTGAGTAGGGGGACTTCGAATGTTCTAGATCAGGAAACAGTTTATACCCTCTGTTTTCCCAAAGCATAGTAAAATATGGAACTCATTTTATGAGCGTTACATAAGCCTGACAACAAAGAGCCTGCCAAAAATTGGCGCTGAAGCAGCCAACGATGTATCAGTAtcaaaaatgaatgcaaaatacCAGTGCATCAAAACTAACACCACGTGGctagcaccacagctcactaggctaatcctccacctgcggcgccagcactctgggttctagtcccggtcggggtgctggattctgtcctgattgctcctcttctagtccagctccctgctgtggcccgggagtgcagtggaggatggcccaggtccttgggccttgtacccacatgggagactaggagaagtacctgcctcctggttttggatcggcgcagtatgccggccgtagcagctgttggggggtgaaccaatggaaaaggaagacctttctctctgtctctctctctcactgtccactctgcctgtcaaaaacaaaacaaaacaaaactaacacCACGCAGAGTCACCAGGCCTGAGCGTGGGTCATCGCTTCAATAATGATGATTAAATCTGGGAACACTTCCTATTGAAAGAGACCTATAATGATAAGCTCCATAGATCGTAGGGAAACCTGTCATCAGAAATAAGCTCACACCTGTCTGGTAGGTGACTTCTCACAGGGTTTCAGGATCACTCAATGGAGGAAAGAACAATCTTTTCAGCAAACGGTGCTGGCACAATTGGATGCCTGCACTGAAATGAGAGCCCTGGCATCTCCTCCGCACACGgtatataaaaatgaactcaaatagaaaagatctaaagccaggagcccaaactaTAAAACTCCTGGAGGAAGTACCGGTGCAAATTCCGAGAGTTGAAGACACCTGTCCGTCTAAAAACTCGTCCCATGAGTATTCGCAGAAACACAATAATACAAAAGCAACCTTCATGTTGATGAATGGCTGAACGGAGTATGGTCTGCTCCtaccatggaatattatttaacCATAAAAGGACTGAGGCTCTGTTCCAAGTCGCTCAAGGATAAACCTTGGACATTTTAGGTGacgtgaaagaagccagacaccaaAGGCTACATAATGTGTGCGGTATCCAAACAGGCGACTGTAGGGAGACGGGGAGGGGCTTGcagggagggcaggaagggggTGAATGCGAGGGGAAGGGGTTTCTCCTTGGGATGGCAAAGCCATTCTGGAATTCCATAGTAGGGTTTGTTATGCAACTTGCTGAATATATTACAAAGCACTGAACTACATACTTTAAAGGCTGAAGTTTATGGTATATAAATTATGtcttaatttaaataatatttaaggaacaattttttaaaagattgatttatttatttgagagtcagagttagagagagaaggagaggcagagagagaggtcttccattcactgatttactctccaattggccgcaaatagtcaggagccaggagcttcctccagctctcccacacaggtgcaggggcccaaggacttgggccagcttccactgctttcccaggccctatcaaagagctgggagctggattggaagtggagcaaccgggactcgaactggtgcccacatgggatgccggcactgtaggcagcagctttatccgctacacaatgccagccccaggaacaaTAATATGATAACCGAATTTATAAATGCCTTAGAAATGAACAAAGAAGTGATATGAAATATTTGCCCCCAAACAAACAGCAAACAATCCACAGGTGTTCTTATTTAAATCAGTCAAAAAGGTCACATATTTGCAATTCTGACTTGACATTGTTTTGGAAGTTACAACAAATGCGTGAGACATAAATCAAATGTTATccacaatggatggaaaattatAGATTTCAGGAAAAGACAACACATTTAACTTTGAAAGCTTGAGTGAGTTAACTAAAATTATTGAAAACTAAGTCATCCAGGTACTGAGATCTAAGACAGAGATCAAAATTTTCT contains:
- the FAM170B gene encoding protein FAM170B; translation: MKRHFSDHRGEQSPADGTTLSLTTPESTQESLGVCWPGILKDTHSPPPGPAIPHDEDTWFASRARRVLGWSSSPSSQSASEYQSYSQYKSCCSCVCDEEGPPQSVCALYTHVQTVRGVAVAWETEEGFEPISRKPRIREAEFIKRQRRKGSSFEMASNTDLRWELEACQDDCCSEPEDPEQLLECSPQELRAPPDWLVTTNYGLRCVACCRVFPTLGELLEHAQYGIREGFSCQIFFEEMLERRRARERAQDPQLEEEEEDEEGEEEEEEQSPSDTSEYPSPKDKVLQSQQLPQKQQ